A region of Lepeophtheirus salmonis chromosome 13, UVic_Lsal_1.4, whole genome shotgun sequence DNA encodes the following proteins:
- the LOC121127722 gene encoding matrix metalloproteinase-9 isoform X3 yields MMFSVLILPFLSLASSHTCETPTGPCIFPFKYLGTKYNGCIRNNLTLPWCATSVDEWLNYNKYDYCSPGCAESPTRTIPGTCKTVDGIDCVFPFAYHGTLYWRCTAADYGSSYWCATSVGAGNEYTSYGTCSAGCGPFLNLQDCGTTDDKLCTFPFIYKNVKYTSCTSVDSSFPWCATVTYHGQYHGYYRYCNSKCKI; encoded by the exons atgatgttttcaGTCCTCATCCTTCCATTTTTGTCCTTGGctt CCTCTCATACTTGTGAAACCCCCACTGGACCCTGTATTTTCCCGTTCAAATATTTAGGAACAAAATACAATGGATGTATAAGAAACAATTTGACCTTACCCTGGTGTGCTACCTCAGTAGACGAATGgctaaattataataagtacGATTATTGCTCTCCAGGTTGTGCAg AGTCTCCAACAAGGACGATACCTGGAA CTTGCAAAACTGTTGATGGAATTGACTGCGTATTTCCATTTGCGTACCACGGAACACTATACTGGAGGTGTACAGCTGCAGATTATGGATCCTCGTACTGGTGTGCCACGTCAGTTGGGGCTGGAAATGAGTATACTTCCTACGGAACCTGTTCTGCAGGTTGTGGAC CCTTTCTAAACTTACAAg actGTGGAACAACTGACGATAAGTTATGCACATTTccttttatatacaaaaatgttaagTATACATCTTGTACTTCTGTGGATAGTTCTTTTCCATGGTGTGCAACGGTAACCTACCATGGGCAATACCATGGTTATTATAGATATTGTAACagtaaatgtaaaatttag
- the Vps16A gene encoding vacuolar protein sorting-associated protein 16 homolog isoform X1 yields the protein MWEGGGSAIHITEASGREISPIRKISNFEVFDAGWTDKETPILLTQDGTVYLYDLFGDELLKKFNLGSEVKDTKVRSCQFFDRDKSGTGIAVLTNSYRFFYVNSILGSPTPRIRRMPDVHLEDPLVWTLFFEADERTPKILVSSKGGEDLVLISPGGSSLLLLEEGSGYGVVTHMETSFDRQKLVVVFSSGLVWIGSANEKLTKIASYKLDFNEVSKVAWCSSDAVVVFPADDSSPVIVTVKGSGEMIFILGFIACVQEVDGLRIFSRSCGQELLQPVPKIVEETFKIGSISSSAMLHLASEEFRNKSYKADEYLRMVMPELGTAVSKCIKTAGYMFNTYHQKSLMKSAQFGKAFITLVQTHSDSFPKMCKTLRVLNALRNVRIGIPLTITQYETLTPAVVIDRLLARRLYPIAAKMCTHLDIPQKDGINRVMAHWACYKVSIQEDNSSTAREIHLKLGTHPSISYCDIASKAADYGKNELAFRLLEHEVRVVRQIPLLMKLGKESEALAKALATGDRDLAFLVIFKLKQKLNSSDFHMLIRKYPLGKVIYQNYCQQYDLDALNDWYVQEDDFPALASDSFRRAWESSRQEERLAILVQSTENFRKGKGVELCGYVNDSSKLLRLQDNLEGKMETCFIGKSLHETVSDLIKLDDMKTAEKVKSEFKIPDKRFIYLKLSAWAEGGKWSDIKSIAKQKKPPLPISSILKIVHRFGGDAKVKEFNAENIIVKTN from the exons ATGTGGGAGGGGGGTGGGAGTGCCATTCACATCACAGAGGCTTCAGGAAGGGAAATATCTCCCATTCGGAAGATCTCTAATTTTGAAGTCTTTGATGCGGGATGGACGGACAAAGAG ACTCCAATCCTTTTGACACAGGACGGAACCGTTTATCTCTACGATCTCTTTGGTGATGAACTCCTTAAAAAGTTTAATCTTGGCTCTGAAGTGAAGGATACTAAAGTTAGATCCTGTCAATTCTTTGATCGTGATAAATCTGGTACAGGGATTGCTGTACTCACAAATTCATaccgatttttttatgttaattctATACTGGGTTCCCCTACACCAAGAATTCGTAGAATGCCTGATGTTCATTTAGAGGATCCTCTTGTATGGACTCTGTTTTTTGAAGCTGACGAACGGACGCCCAAAATCCTTGTTTCCTCAAAAG gaggaGAGGATCTGGTATTGATTTCTCCAGGTGGAAGTTCTCTGTTGTTATTAGAAGAAGGTTCTGGATATGGAGTTGTTACACATATGGAGACTTCATTTGATCGACAGAAATTAGTCGTTGTTTTTTCGTCGGGCTTGGTTTGGATTGGGTCTGCTAATGAGAAACTAACA AAAATAGCTAGCTATAAATTAGACTTTAATGAAGTGTCCAAAGTGGCGTGGTGCTCTAGCGATGCCGTTGTTGTATTTCCTGCAGATGATTCCTCTCCCGTCATTGTCACAGTAAAAGGTTCTGGAgagatgatttttattttgggttTTATAGCCTGTGTTCAAGAAGTGGATGGCTTAAGGATTTTTAGCCGGAGTTGTGGTCAGGAATTACTTCAGCCTGTACCCAAAATTGTggaagaaacatttaaaattggTTCAATTTCTTCTTCTGCCATGTTACATCTTGCATCTGAAGAGTTTAGGAACAAAAGTTATAAAGCTGATGAATATCTTAG AATGGTTATGCCCGAATTAGGAACAGCAGTGTCCAAATGTATTAAAACAGCAGGATACATGTTTAATACCTATCATCAAAAGTCCCTAATGAAGAGTGCTCAATTTGGAAAGGCATTCATTACACTTGTTCAAACACATTCCGACAGTTTTCCTAAAATGTGCAAAACCTTAAGAGTGTTAAACGCATTGAGAAACGTTCGAATAGGAATACCTCTCACCATAACTCAGTATGAGACTCTGACACCTGCAGTTGTAATTGATCGACTTCTTGCGCGTCGATTATATCCAATTGCGGCGAAAATGTGTACACATCTGGATATTCCTCAAAAAGATGGAATTAATCGTGTCATGGCTCATTGGGCTTGTTATAAG GTATCTATTCAAGAGGATAACTCGTCTACAGCTAGAGAAATCCATTTAAAACTGGGAACTCATCCCTCTATCTCATACTGTGATATTGCCTCTAAAGCAGCGGACTATGGCAAAAATGAACTCGCCTTTCGATTACTTGAGCATGAAGTTCGTGTTGTGAGGCAAATTCCATTATTGATGAAATTAGGCAAAGAATCGGAGGCACTTGCCAAAGCGCTTGCAACTGGAGATCGGGATTTAGCTTTCttagtcatttttaaattaaaacaaaagttaaattcATCGGACTTTCATATGTTGATACGCAAGTATCCCTTAG gTAAAGTAATCTATCAAAATTACTGTCAACAGTACGATTTAGATGCTTTAAATGACTGGTATGTCCAAGAAGATGACTTTCCTGCCTTAGCGAGTGATTCCTTTCGAAGAGCATGGGAATCATCTCGCCAAGAAGAGCGCTTAGCTATCCTTGTTCAGTCAACAGAAAATTTTAGAAAGGGAAAAGGCGTTGAACTTTGTGGCTACGTAAACGATTCCTCAAAACTTCTTCGTTTACAAGATAATTTAGAGGGGAAAATGGAAACTTGCTTCATTGGAAAGTCGTTGCATGAAACTGTGTCGGATTTGATTAAACTGGATGACATGAAAACAGCAGAGAAAGTCAAATCCGAATTCAAAATCCCGGATAAACGATTTATCTATTTGAAATTGTCAGCTTGGGCTGAGGGAGGGAAATGGAGCGACATCAAGAGTATtgcaaaacaaaagaaaccacCTCTCCCTATTAGCTCCATATTGAAGATTGTTCATCGTTTTGGAGGTGATGCAAAAGTCAAAGAGTTCAACGCTGagaatattattgtcaaaactAATTAA
- the Vps16A gene encoding vacuolar protein sorting-associated protein 16 homolog isoform X2 → MPDVHLEDPLVWTLFFEADERTPKILVSSKGGEDLVLISPGGSSLLLLEEGSGYGVVTHMETSFDRQKLVVVFSSGLVWIGSANEKLTKIASYKLDFNEVSKVAWCSSDAVVVFPADDSSPVIVTVKGSGEMIFILGFIACVQEVDGLRIFSRSCGQELLQPVPKIVEETFKIGSISSSAMLHLASEEFRNKSYKADEYLRMVMPELGTAVSKCIKTAGYMFNTYHQKSLMKSAQFGKAFITLVQTHSDSFPKMCKTLRVLNALRNVRIGIPLTITQYETLTPAVVIDRLLARRLYPIAAKMCTHLDIPQKDGINRVMAHWACYKVSIQEDNSSTAREIHLKLGTHPSISYCDIASKAADYGKNELAFRLLEHEVRVVRQIPLLMKLGKESEALAKALATGDRDLAFLVIFKLKQKLNSSDFHMLIRKYPLGKVIYQNYCQQYDLDALNDWYVQEDDFPALASDSFRRAWESSRQEERLAILVQSTENFRKGKGVELCGYVNDSSKLLRLQDNLEGKMETCFIGKSLHETVSDLIKLDDMKTAEKVKSEFKIPDKRFIYLKLSAWAEGGKWSDIKSIAKQKKPPLPISSILKIVHRFGGDAKVKEFNAENIIVKTN, encoded by the exons ATGCCTGATGTTCATTTAGAGGATCCTCTTGTATGGACTCTGTTTTTTGAAGCTGACGAACGGACGCCCAAAATCCTTGTTTCCTCAAAAG gaggaGAGGATCTGGTATTGATTTCTCCAGGTGGAAGTTCTCTGTTGTTATTAGAAGAAGGTTCTGGATATGGAGTTGTTACACATATGGAGACTTCATTTGATCGACAGAAATTAGTCGTTGTTTTTTCGTCGGGCTTGGTTTGGATTGGGTCTGCTAATGAGAAACTAACA AAAATAGCTAGCTATAAATTAGACTTTAATGAAGTGTCCAAAGTGGCGTGGTGCTCTAGCGATGCCGTTGTTGTATTTCCTGCAGATGATTCCTCTCCCGTCATTGTCACAGTAAAAGGTTCTGGAgagatgatttttattttgggttTTATAGCCTGTGTTCAAGAAGTGGATGGCTTAAGGATTTTTAGCCGGAGTTGTGGTCAGGAATTACTTCAGCCTGTACCCAAAATTGTggaagaaacatttaaaattggTTCAATTTCTTCTTCTGCCATGTTACATCTTGCATCTGAAGAGTTTAGGAACAAAAGTTATAAAGCTGATGAATATCTTAG AATGGTTATGCCCGAATTAGGAACAGCAGTGTCCAAATGTATTAAAACAGCAGGATACATGTTTAATACCTATCATCAAAAGTCCCTAATGAAGAGTGCTCAATTTGGAAAGGCATTCATTACACTTGTTCAAACACATTCCGACAGTTTTCCTAAAATGTGCAAAACCTTAAGAGTGTTAAACGCATTGAGAAACGTTCGAATAGGAATACCTCTCACCATAACTCAGTATGAGACTCTGACACCTGCAGTTGTAATTGATCGACTTCTTGCGCGTCGATTATATCCAATTGCGGCGAAAATGTGTACACATCTGGATATTCCTCAAAAAGATGGAATTAATCGTGTCATGGCTCATTGGGCTTGTTATAAG GTATCTATTCAAGAGGATAACTCGTCTACAGCTAGAGAAATCCATTTAAAACTGGGAACTCATCCCTCTATCTCATACTGTGATATTGCCTCTAAAGCAGCGGACTATGGCAAAAATGAACTCGCCTTTCGATTACTTGAGCATGAAGTTCGTGTTGTGAGGCAAATTCCATTATTGATGAAATTAGGCAAAGAATCGGAGGCACTTGCCAAAGCGCTTGCAACTGGAGATCGGGATTTAGCTTTCttagtcatttttaaattaaaacaaaagttaaattcATCGGACTTTCATATGTTGATACGCAAGTATCCCTTAG gTAAAGTAATCTATCAAAATTACTGTCAACAGTACGATTTAGATGCTTTAAATGACTGGTATGTCCAAGAAGATGACTTTCCTGCCTTAGCGAGTGATTCCTTTCGAAGAGCATGGGAATCATCTCGCCAAGAAGAGCGCTTAGCTATCCTTGTTCAGTCAACAGAAAATTTTAGAAAGGGAAAAGGCGTTGAACTTTGTGGCTACGTAAACGATTCCTCAAAACTTCTTCGTTTACAAGATAATTTAGAGGGGAAAATGGAAACTTGCTTCATTGGAAAGTCGTTGCATGAAACTGTGTCGGATTTGATTAAACTGGATGACATGAAAACAGCAGAGAAAGTCAAATCCGAATTCAAAATCCCGGATAAACGATTTATCTATTTGAAATTGTCAGCTTGGGCTGAGGGAGGGAAATGGAGCGACATCAAGAGTATtgcaaaacaaaagaaaccacCTCTCCCTATTAGCTCCATATTGAAGATTGTTCATCGTTTTGGAGGTGATGCAAAAGTCAAAGAGTTCAACGCTGagaatattattgtcaaaactAATTAA
- the Ssdp gene encoding single-stranded DNA-binding protein 2 isoform X1, with translation MTLGGSARMYAKGKSTGAPSDAQAREKLALYVYEYLLHVGAQKAAQTFLNEIRWEKNITLGEPPGFLHSWWCVFWDLYCAAPERRDTCDHSSEAKAFHDYGFVNSGYSVNGLPPHHPGNPMMAGGMPPRMTPPRGPGPMGGGPMGPYGMRGPPPGHMAPMGGRPPWPPNAAGMSPGGYPGPPSASSQPGSSTPIMPSPQDSNNSSGDNMYTLMKPAGAGNNMPGDMCGGPPSGPEVGGPLGGPGGGPGGPPGPPGNGGGNGNTMLNGDTLDNMKSSPAPGTPRGVEESGNLNEFGMGSGGGSFGGEVVKNDQNESAAIQKIKESMQEEAKRFEKDGEHSDYFMQ, from the exons ATGACATTAGGTGGATCTGCTAGAATGTATGCGAAAGGGAAGTCCACTGGAGCACCGTCTGATGCACAAGCCAGAGAAAA ATTGGCCCTCTATGTTTATGAGTACTTGCTCCACGTTGGAGCTCAAAAAGCAGCTCAAACGTTTTTGAATGAA ATTCGATGGGAAAAAAACATCACATTAGGAGAACCTCCAGGCTTTTTACACTCGTGGTGGTG tGTTTTTTGGGATCTGTACTGCGCTGCTCCAGAGCGAAGGGATACATGCGATCACAGTAGTGAGGCTAAGGCATTTCATGACTAT GGTTTTGTGAATTCCGGCTACAGTGTAAATGGCCTTCCTCCTCAT CATCCAGGTAATCCCATGATGGCTGGTGGAATGCCACCAAGAATGACACCTCCTAGAGGACCTGGGCCTATGGGAGGAGGACCCATGGGTCCATATGGAATGCGAGGTCCACCTCCAGGTCATATGGCTCCAATGGGCGGCCGTCCTCCATGGCCACCAAATGCT GCTGGAATGTCCCCTGGTGGTTATCCTGGCCCTCCAAGTGCATCTTCACAACCAGGATCTAGTACTCCAATCATGCCAAGTCCGCAAGACTCAAATAACTCTTCGGGAGATAATATGTACACATTGATGAAGCCTGCTGGAGCTGGTAACAACATGCCTGGG GATATGTGTGGTGGCCCACCATCTGGTCCTGAAGTTGGAGGACCTTTAGGAGGGCCTGGTGGTGGTCCAGGGGGTCCACCAGGTCCTCCTGGAAATGGGGGAGGTAATGGGAATACTATGCTGAACGGAGATACATTGGATAATATGAAGAGCTCACCCGCACCCGGAACACCAAGAGGAGTTGAAGAGTCGGGAAATCTGAATGAATTTGGAATGGGAAGTGGCGGAGGATCATTTGGAGGAGAAgttgttaaaaat gACCAGAATGAATCTGCTGCAATCCAAAAGATAAAAGAAAGTATGCAAGAAGAAGCTAAAAGATTCGAAAAGGATGGTGAACATTCGGATTACTTCATGCAGTAA
- the Ssdp gene encoding single-stranded DNA-binding protein 2 isoform X2 codes for MFNTQELNNTTNYKLTGSCKTLWIYILALYVYEYLLHVGAQKAAQTFLNEIRWEKNITLGEPPGFLHSWWCVFWDLYCAAPERRDTCDHSSEAKAFHDYGFVNSGYSVNGLPPHHPGNPMMAGGMPPRMTPPRGPGPMGGGPMGPYGMRGPPPGHMAPMGGRPPWPPNAAGMSPGGYPGPPSASSQPGSSTPIMPSPQDSNNSSGDNMYTLMKPAGAGNNMPGDMCGGPPSGPEVGGPLGGPGGGPGGPPGPPGNGGGNGNTMLNGDTLDNMKSSPAPGTPRGVEESGNLNEFGMGSGGGSFGGEVVKNDQNESAAIQKIKESMQEEAKRFEKDGEHSDYFMQ; via the exons atgttcaatactcaggaattaaataatactaccaattacaaattaacgggaaGCTGTAAAACACTCTGGATTTACAT ATTGGCCCTCTATGTTTATGAGTACTTGCTCCACGTTGGAGCTCAAAAAGCAGCTCAAACGTTTTTGAATGAA ATTCGATGGGAAAAAAACATCACATTAGGAGAACCTCCAGGCTTTTTACACTCGTGGTGGTG tGTTTTTTGGGATCTGTACTGCGCTGCTCCAGAGCGAAGGGATACATGCGATCACAGTAGTGAGGCTAAGGCATTTCATGACTAT GGTTTTGTGAATTCCGGCTACAGTGTAAATGGCCTTCCTCCTCAT CATCCAGGTAATCCCATGATGGCTGGTGGAATGCCACCAAGAATGACACCTCCTAGAGGACCTGGGCCTATGGGAGGAGGACCCATGGGTCCATATGGAATGCGAGGTCCACCTCCAGGTCATATGGCTCCAATGGGCGGCCGTCCTCCATGGCCACCAAATGCT GCTGGAATGTCCCCTGGTGGTTATCCTGGCCCTCCAAGTGCATCTTCACAACCAGGATCTAGTACTCCAATCATGCCAAGTCCGCAAGACTCAAATAACTCTTCGGGAGATAATATGTACACATTGATGAAGCCTGCTGGAGCTGGTAACAACATGCCTGGG GATATGTGTGGTGGCCCACCATCTGGTCCTGAAGTTGGAGGACCTTTAGGAGGGCCTGGTGGTGGTCCAGGGGGTCCACCAGGTCCTCCTGGAAATGGGGGAGGTAATGGGAATACTATGCTGAACGGAGATACATTGGATAATATGAAGAGCTCACCCGCACCCGGAACACCAAGAGGAGTTGAAGAGTCGGGAAATCTGAATGAATTTGGAATGGGAAGTGGCGGAGGATCATTTGGAGGAGAAgttgttaaaaat gACCAGAATGAATCTGCTGCAATCCAAAAGATAAAAGAAAGTATGCAAGAAGAAGCTAAAAGATTCGAAAAGGATGGTGAACATTCGGATTACTTCATGCAGTAA
- the LOC121127722 gene encoding matrix metalloproteinase-9 isoform X1, translating to MLCESSVVVLTCLLALLLHKTSFSSRSKAYPIIIRIPESKETRSKKMMFSVLILPFLSLASSHTCETPTGPCIFPFKYLGTKYNGCIRNNLTLPWCATSVDEWLNYNKYDYCSPGCAESPTRTIPGTCKTVDGIDCVFPFAYHGTLYWRCTAADYGSSYWCATSVGAGNEYTSYGTCSAGCGPFLNLQDCGTTDDKLCTFPFIYKNVKYTSCTSVDSSFPWCATVTYHGQYHGYYRYCNSKCKI from the exons ATGCTTTGTGAATCGTCGGTGGTGGTTTTAACGTGCTTGCTGGCTCTGTTGttgcacaaaacaagtttttcGTCGAG atctAAGGCTTATCCTATAATAATTCGTATTCCAGAATCTAAAGAgacaagaagtaaaaaaatgatgttttcaGTCCTCATCCTTCCATTTTTGTCCTTGGctt CCTCTCATACTTGTGAAACCCCCACTGGACCCTGTATTTTCCCGTTCAAATATTTAGGAACAAAATACAATGGATGTATAAGAAACAATTTGACCTTACCCTGGTGTGCTACCTCAGTAGACGAATGgctaaattataataagtacGATTATTGCTCTCCAGGTTGTGCAg AGTCTCCAACAAGGACGATACCTGGAA CTTGCAAAACTGTTGATGGAATTGACTGCGTATTTCCATTTGCGTACCACGGAACACTATACTGGAGGTGTACAGCTGCAGATTATGGATCCTCGTACTGGTGTGCCACGTCAGTTGGGGCTGGAAATGAGTATACTTCCTACGGAACCTGTTCTGCAGGTTGTGGAC CCTTTCTAAACTTACAAg actGTGGAACAACTGACGATAAGTTATGCACATTTccttttatatacaaaaatgttaagTATACATCTTGTACTTCTGTGGATAGTTCTTTTCCATGGTGTGCAACGGTAACCTACCATGGGCAATACCATGGTTATTATAGATATTGTAACagtaaatgtaaaatttag
- the LOC121127722 gene encoding matrix metalloproteinase-9 isoform X2 yields the protein MENFIHRSKAYPIIIRIPESKETRSKKMMFSVLILPFLSLASSHTCETPTGPCIFPFKYLGTKYNGCIRNNLTLPWCATSVDEWLNYNKYDYCSPGCAESPTRTIPGTCKTVDGIDCVFPFAYHGTLYWRCTAADYGSSYWCATSVGAGNEYTSYGTCSAGCGPFLNLQDCGTTDDKLCTFPFIYKNVKYTSCTSVDSSFPWCATVTYHGQYHGYYRYCNSKCKI from the exons atGGAAAATTTTATACACAG atctAAGGCTTATCCTATAATAATTCGTATTCCAGAATCTAAAGAgacaagaagtaaaaaaatgatgttttcaGTCCTCATCCTTCCATTTTTGTCCTTGGctt CCTCTCATACTTGTGAAACCCCCACTGGACCCTGTATTTTCCCGTTCAAATATTTAGGAACAAAATACAATGGATGTATAAGAAACAATTTGACCTTACCCTGGTGTGCTACCTCAGTAGACGAATGgctaaattataataagtacGATTATTGCTCTCCAGGTTGTGCAg AGTCTCCAACAAGGACGATACCTGGAA CTTGCAAAACTGTTGATGGAATTGACTGCGTATTTCCATTTGCGTACCACGGAACACTATACTGGAGGTGTACAGCTGCAGATTATGGATCCTCGTACTGGTGTGCCACGTCAGTTGGGGCTGGAAATGAGTATACTTCCTACGGAACCTGTTCTGCAGGTTGTGGAC CCTTTCTAAACTTACAAg actGTGGAACAACTGACGATAAGTTATGCACATTTccttttatatacaaaaatgttaagTATACATCTTGTACTTCTGTGGATAGTTCTTTTCCATGGTGTGCAACGGTAACCTACCATGGGCAATACCATGGTTATTATAGATATTGTAACagtaaatgtaaaatttag